CGATAAACAGTGCGTCGTCGGCGCGAGGGGTGAAGAAGGCGGGGAATTCGTCCGCCTCGCGACACATCGACTCCATCGCCTCGGCGTCGTTGTAGTGCAGCCGGTAGCCGCGAAATCGTGTGACTCGAGAAATGGGAAAGGCTCCTGCCGCTGCGAGGCTGATCAAAATTGATGTTCGGGGCCGGGATAGGCTCCGCTTTTCACTTCTTTAGAATAAGCTTGCACCGCCGACACGATCTGGCCGCGGACGTCGCTGTATTGCTTGACAAATCGCGGCATATATCCGCTGGTGAATCCGATCAGATCGTTCGTGACCAAAACCTGGCCGTCGACATCTCCGCCGGCGCCGATTCCGATCGTGGGAACTTGGACTGCCGCGGTGATCTGAGCGGCGATGTCGCTCGGCACGCATTCGATCAGAACCGAAAACGCCCCCGCATCGGCAGCCGCTTGGGCATCGGCGATCAACCGATCGGCATCGCGTTGGACGCGGTATCCGCCATCGATATGGATGTTCTGCGGCCGCAAGCCGACGTGGGCCATCACGGGGATGCCAGCGGTCACCAAGGCTTCGATCCGATGGGCCTGCTCGCTTCCCCCTTCCAGCTTGACCGCCCGACAGCGTGTTTCCTTCAAAATCCGGGCTCCCGCAGCAAGCGTGCGGTCGAGATCCAGCTGGCCTTCGGGAAAGGGCAGATCGACGACCACCAGAGCCCGCCGCGCCGCGCGGCCGACCATTTCGGCGTGATAGATCATCTGATCCAGCGTCACCGGCAGGGTGGTATCGTGCCCCTGCACGACCATCGCCAAACTATCGCCGACCAGCAGGACATCGATCCCCGCGTCGTCCAAAGCGCGCGCTGTCGGAAAATCGTAAGCGGTCAGCATGGCGATCCGCTCTCCCTTGG
Above is a genomic segment from Rosistilla ulvae containing:
- the panB gene encoding 3-methyl-2-oxobutanoate hydroxymethyltransferase, producing MSETTSPVTTQTLAKMAAKGERIAMLTAYDFPTARALDDAGIDVLLVGDSLAMVVQGHDTTLPVTLDQMIYHAEMVGRAARRALVVVDLPFPEGQLDLDRTLAAGARILKETRCRAVKLEGGSEQAHRIEALVTAGIPVMAHVGLRPQNIHIDGGYRVQRDADRLIADAQAAADAGAFSVLIECVPSDIAAQITAAVQVPTIGIGAGGDVDGQVLVTNDLIGFTSGYMPRFVKQYSDVRGQIVSAVQAYSKEVKSGAYPGPEHQF